The following are encoded in a window of Solibacillus sp. FSL R7-0668 genomic DNA:
- the galE gene encoding UDP-glucose 4-epimerase GalE — translation MILVVGGAGYIGSHFVKELVKTHDVVVLDNLSTGHLWAIDSKANFVEGDLGDKVTVQHVFDTFKIDAVLHFAAFSLVGESVLDPMKYYENNVAATLNLLKIMQERNVNNFVFSSTAATYGMPIVDVIDEQIPTLPINPYGRSKLMIEQMLADFAQSYQMNYVVLRYFNAAGAYETAEIGESHSPETHLIPIILQHLLGQRESISVFGTDYDTPDGTCIRDYIHVTDLAKAHLLALRGLLHGTIKTATYNLGNGNGFSVKEIIETCERITEKRANVTYAERRAGDPAKLVANAEKIYTELGWKAQIDIEGIIKSAWNWHSK, via the coding sequence ATGATTTTAGTAGTTGGCGGAGCTGGTTATATTGGTAGCCATTTTGTTAAAGAACTTGTCAAAACGCATGATGTTGTTGTGCTTGATAACTTAAGCACAGGTCATCTTTGGGCAATAGATTCAAAGGCTAATTTTGTGGAGGGGGATTTGGGAGATAAGGTTACTGTTCAACATGTTTTTGATACATTTAAAATCGATGCAGTATTACATTTTGCAGCCTTCAGTTTAGTTGGAGAATCTGTACTTGATCCAATGAAATACTATGAAAACAACGTAGCAGCAACATTGAATTTGTTGAAAATTATGCAAGAAAGGAATGTCAATAATTTTGTATTCTCTTCTACAGCAGCTACATATGGTATGCCAATCGTAGATGTAATTGATGAACAGATACCGACTTTACCAATCAACCCATATGGCCGTTCTAAATTAATGATTGAGCAAATGCTTGCCGATTTTGCTCAGAGTTATCAAATGAATTATGTTGTACTGCGTTATTTTAATGCGGCAGGTGCTTACGAAACTGCTGAGATTGGTGAAAGTCATAGTCCAGAAACGCATCTTATACCGATTATTCTTCAACATTTATTAGGTCAAAGAGAGTCTATTTCAGTCTTTGGAACAGACTACGATACACCCGATGGTACTTGTATTCGTGATTATATTCATGTAACAGATTTAGCAAAAGCTCATTTATTGGCTTTAAGAGGCTTGCTACACGGCACTATAAAAACAGCAACTTACAATTTAGGGAATGGCAATGGTTTTTCTGTAAAAGAGATTATTGAGACATGTGAGCGTATTACAGAAAAGCGTGCTAATGTGACATATGCAGAGAGACGGGCAGGCGATCCAGCAAAACTAGTTGCCAATGCTGAAAAAATTTATACTGAATTAGGATGGAAAGCACAAATTGATATTGAAGGTATTATTAAAAGTGCATGGAATTGGCACTCCAAATGA
- a CDS encoding sugar transferase, whose product MKRLIDLLVSFFLIVVLSPIIFFVWVLVLLKLDSPAMFKQPRPGINGRVFYVYKFRTMTDERDEQGKLLPDTVRLTKFGETLRKLSLDELPQLWNVLKGEMSFVGPRPLLVEYLPLYNKRQARRHNVRPGITGWAQVNGRNAISWEQKFEYDVWYIENQSLWLDLKILLLTVKKVFVSEGISAEGQATMSRFTGTQEEKA is encoded by the coding sequence GTGAAAAGATTAATTGATTTATTGGTGAGCTTTTTTCTAATTGTAGTTTTAAGTCCTATAATTTTTTTTGTATGGGTGCTTGTTTTATTAAAATTAGACTCTCCAGCAATGTTTAAACAACCCCGTCCAGGAATAAATGGTAGGGTCTTTTATGTATACAAATTTCGTACAATGACAGACGAACGCGATGAGCAGGGAAAGTTACTACCAGATACTGTTAGGCTAACGAAATTTGGAGAAACACTTAGAAAACTTAGCTTAGATGAGTTACCGCAGCTATGGAATGTTTTAAAAGGGGAAATGAGTTTTGTGGGTCCTCGTCCTCTTTTGGTAGAATATTTACCACTATATAATAAACGACAAGCTCGTAGACATAATGTTCGTCCGGGAATTACGGGCTGGGCACAAGTAAATGGACGTAATGCGATTTCGTGGGAACAGAAATTTGAGTATGATGTGTGGTATATAGAAAATCAGTCGCTGTGGCTGGATTTGAAAATATTACTTTTAACAGTAAAAAAAGTGTTTGTTAGTGAAGGTATTAGTGCTGAAGGCCAGGCGACTATGTCGAGGTTTACAGGGACACAGGAGGAGAAAGCATGA
- a CDS encoding aminotransferase class I/II-fold pyridoxal phosphate-dependent enzyme, with protein MTNRIHLSSPHMGGTEQKYIQEAFDTNWIAPLGANVNGFESEIAQFVGIKAASATSSGTGAIHLALDLLGIKTGDEVFCSTLTFIASANPILYLGAKPVFIDSEPTTWNMSPQALKQALEEAATEGKLPKAVIVVNLYGQSARMDEILALCEQYDVPIIEDAAESLGSLYKGKKSGTFGKLGIYSFNGNKIITTSGGGMLVSDDEELIARSRFLATQARDAAKHYQHSVVGYNYRMSNIIAGIGRGQLEVIAERVAQKRAIFERYEAAFSGIDGIEMMPELENTFSNRWLSTMTLDPSKIKIAPYALMEILDEANIDSRPVWKPLHMQPLFEGCKFYAHSKETVVSEELFATGICLPSDSKMTVEEQERVINIILNIL; from the coding sequence ATGACAAATCGTATCCATTTATCATCTCCTCACATGGGAGGAACAGAACAAAAATACATACAAGAGGCATTTGATACAAACTGGATTGCCCCGTTAGGAGCAAATGTAAATGGATTTGAATCGGAGATAGCACAATTTGTTGGAATCAAAGCAGCATCCGCTACTAGCTCAGGGACAGGAGCAATTCACTTAGCGTTAGATTTATTAGGTATTAAAACAGGGGATGAAGTATTTTGCTCGACACTGACGTTTATTGCAAGTGCTAATCCAATTCTTTATTTAGGAGCAAAACCTGTTTTCATAGATTCAGAGCCAACTACATGGAATATGTCCCCACAAGCATTAAAACAAGCTTTGGAGGAAGCTGCTACTGAAGGAAAGTTGCCCAAAGCTGTCATTGTCGTAAATTTATATGGACAAAGTGCACGCATGGATGAGATTTTGGCACTATGTGAACAATACGATGTGCCCATTATTGAAGATGCTGCGGAGTCTTTAGGATCTTTATATAAAGGAAAGAAAAGTGGGACATTTGGAAAACTCGGTATTTATTCATTCAATGGTAATAAAATTATTACTACTTCTGGTGGCGGAATGCTTGTATCTGATGATGAGGAATTGATTGCCCGCTCACGTTTTTTAGCAACACAAGCACGTGATGCAGCAAAACATTATCAACATAGTGTGGTAGGCTATAATTATCGTATGAGTAATATTATTGCTGGTATTGGACGTGGTCAGTTAGAAGTAATAGCAGAACGAGTTGCGCAAAAACGTGCAATTTTTGAACGCTATGAAGCGGCTTTTTCTGGGATTGACGGTATCGAAATGATGCCTGAGCTAGAAAATACATTTTCAAATCGTTGGTTGTCAACAATGACGTTAGACCCTTCAAAAATTAAAATCGCACCGTACGCATTAATGGAAATATTAGATGAAGCAAATATTGATTCTCGTCCGGTATGGAAACCCTTGCATATGCAGCCTTTATTTGAAGGATGTAAGTTCTATGCACATTCAAAAGAAACCGTTGTGAGCGAAGAATTATTTGCCACAGGAATCTGTCTACCTTCAGATTCGAAAATGACAGTTGAGGAACAAGAGCGAGTAATCAATATCATTTTAAATATATTATAA
- a CDS encoding S-layer homology domain-containing protein, with translation MKKRKMNYYRAASAVAMMTATIAAPVAAAGVQTYSDVSPEKYYYEAVMELSARGVIQGYPDGTFKPEQGITRGQAAKVLANILMLDTKNVVDPNFQDIAATHPYYGAIAALKQAGILDGFEDGTFREGMMIQRNHLAKIIATALNLKAQNAEALPFTDVPEAYKGDIAALYELGITTGKTATVFDGAANLTRSQFVVMVKRVEKLLLSQSAVNETVTFKVSEYSGDSVAINGKQYAIDPSLKALFTEENQQALANATLTVSIENGVVTNVSHLALNHAGTEEAPFVLDAKQLEVGALTINADHIVVKNLQVAGDAVITTAAMSSVAFDQVKIAKNLIVDKQLTGAVASTNNLFAQGDSDLNLQMNGTDVGGDVVIDRNGVSMDADQPIAQVVISASVAYFGFNGTLTVLTVDSTIDLELVGDANIEQVIINTAIEVALMVTGIVNALEINNPATHLFLGSGAQITSLNLPEGSNAAQVVSNYADVLSQVMNTIIGGNAILPPPVIPPVSNPDDIGDQNGGSIVPPPVLPPILPPIPPQDPFITAEAAVFKAEQSSLHENYKAASNLVWNLPESPLKAVLQKRMDFVERAVNIVNQIEGVRTSIEAAESAITQEAYNTAKSDYDSFVESVDDLKQEGANPIVVVQFTATLADFAKRLATIEASIPNEFALAEAAVLQAEQNSTQENYAAASSLVSELPNGLEKDALQKRVEFTERAVNIVNRIEGVRAEIEAAESAVTQETYDTAKSNYDSFVQSVDYLKQEGANETVAGQFTATLADFAKRLATIEASIPNEFALAEAAVLHAEQNSTHENYAAASSLVSELPDGLEKDALRKRMDFVERAVNIVNRIEGVRAEIEAAESAVTQKAYDGAKLNYDSFVQSVDYLKQEGANPIVVGQFTATLADFAKRLNAVNSQLKQV, from the coding sequence ATGAAAAAAAGAAAAATGAACTATTATCGTGCGGCTTCGGCAGTAGCGATGATGACGGCAACTATTGCAGCGCCAGTCGCAGCAGCTGGTGTACAAACCTATTCGGATGTGTCACCTGAAAAATATTATTATGAAGCGGTAATGGAACTTTCAGCGCGTGGAGTTATCCAGGGTTACCCAGATGGGACATTCAAGCCAGAGCAAGGCATCACGCGTGGACAAGCGGCCAAAGTTTTGGCGAATATATTAATGCTCGATACAAAAAATGTTGTTGATCCGAATTTTCAGGATATAGCAGCGACACATCCGTATTACGGAGCAATTGCTGCATTAAAGCAGGCTGGAATTCTAGATGGCTTTGAGGATGGCACGTTCCGAGAAGGGATGATGATTCAGCGTAATCATTTAGCCAAAATTATTGCGACGGCTCTCAATTTAAAGGCACAAAATGCAGAAGCCCTACCATTTACAGATGTTCCGGAGGCTTATAAGGGAGACATTGCCGCTTTATATGAGTTAGGAATTACGACTGGTAAAACAGCTACAGTATTTGATGGGGCGGCAAATCTAACGCGCTCGCAGTTTGTCGTAATGGTCAAACGTGTGGAAAAGCTATTATTAAGCCAATCAGCCGTAAATGAAACCGTAACCTTTAAGGTATCTGAGTATTCGGGAGATTCTGTAGCAATTAACGGGAAACAATATGCCATTGATCCAAGTTTAAAGGCGCTATTTACCGAAGAAAATCAACAGGCGTTGGCGAATGCAACGCTTACTGTGAGTATTGAAAATGGCGTTGTTACAAACGTTTCGCATTTAGCATTAAATCATGCAGGTACAGAAGAAGCACCATTTGTATTAGATGCAAAGCAATTAGAAGTTGGCGCATTAACGATCAATGCAGATCATATCGTAGTGAAAAATCTACAAGTAGCAGGAGATGCAGTTATTACAACAGCAGCAATGAGCTCTGTTGCATTTGATCAGGTCAAAATTGCAAAAAATCTTATTGTTGATAAGCAATTAACGGGAGCGGTGGCTTCTACAAATAATTTATTTGCACAGGGAGACAGCGATCTCAACTTACAAATGAATGGGACAGATGTAGGTGGAGATGTAGTAATAGATCGTAATGGTGTATCAATGGATGCGGATCAGCCAATTGCACAAGTTGTTATTTCAGCATCAGTCGCTTACTTTGGGTTTAATGGTACGCTTACAGTCCTTACAGTTGATTCAACGATTGATTTAGAATTAGTAGGCGATGCAAATATTGAACAAGTTATTATAAATACAGCAATTGAAGTAGCGTTAATGGTAACGGGAATTGTAAATGCTTTAGAGATTAATAATCCAGCAACACATCTGTTTCTAGGCTCTGGTGCTCAAATTACATCTCTAAACCTTCCGGAAGGCTCAAATGCAGCTCAGGTTGTATCGAATTATGCTGATGTTCTGTCTCAAGTAATGAACACCATTATTGGGGGGAATGCCATTTTACCACCTCCTGTGATACCACCAGTTAGTAATCCAGATGACATAGGCGATCAAAACGGGGGAAGTATCGTACCACCACCAGTTCTACCGCCAATTTTGCCACCAATTCCTCCACAAGATCCATTCATTACAGCGGAAGCGGCCGTGTTCAAAGCTGAACAAAGTAGTCTACATGAAAACTATAAAGCTGCAAGTAATTTAGTATGGAATCTGCCAGAGAGCCCACTAAAGGCGGTCTTACAAAAACGTATGGATTTTGTAGAACGTGCGGTAAATATTGTAAATCAAATTGAGGGTGTGCGAACATCGATTGAAGCAGCAGAAAGTGCCATAACACAAGAAGCGTATAATACAGCAAAATCGGATTATGACTCTTTCGTGGAGAGCGTTGATGATTTAAAACAAGAAGGCGCAAATCCAATAGTTGTAGTTCAATTTACAGCGACACTTGCGGATTTTGCCAAGCGCTTAGCAACAATTGAGGCAAGTATCCCAAATGAATTTGCCCTAGCAGAGGCAGCAGTATTACAAGCTGAACAGAATAGTACACAAGAAAATTATGCAGCAGCAAGTAGCTTAGTGAGTGAATTACCAAATGGATTAGAAAAAGATGCCTTACAAAAGCGAGTGGAATTTACCGAACGTGCGGTAAATATTGTGAATCGAATCGAGGGTGTGCGAGCGGAGATTGAAGCAGCAGAAAGCGCAGTAACACAAGAAACGTATGACACAGCAAAATCGAATTATGATTCCTTCGTGCAGAGTGTGGATTATTTAAAACAAGAAGGCGCAAATGAAACGGTTGCAGGTCAATTTACAGCGACACTTGCGGATTTTGCCAAGCGTTTAGCAACAATTGAGGCAAGTATCCCAAATGAATTTGCCCTAGCAGAGGCAGCGGTATTACATGCTGAACAGAATAGTACGCATGAAAATTATGCAGCGGCAAGTAGCTTAGTGAGTGAATTGCCAGATGGATTAGAAAAAGATGCTTTACGAAAGCGTATGGACTTTGTAGAACGTGCGGTAAATATTGTAAATCGAATCGAGGGTGTGCGAGCGGAGATTGAAGCAGCAGAGAGTGCAGTAACACAAAAAGCATATGACGGCGCAAAATTGAATTATGATTCCTTCGTGCAGAGCGTGGATTATTTAAAACAAGAAGGTGCAAACCCAATAGTCGTAGGTCAATTTACAGCGACACTTGCGGATTTTGCCAAGCGTTTAAATGCGGTTAATAGTCAATTGAAGCAGGTGTAA
- the galU gene encoding UTP--glucose-1-phosphate uridylyltransferase GalU produces MKKIRKAIIPAAGLGTRFLPATKAMPKEMLPIVDKPTIQYIVEEAIASGIEDIIIVTGKGKRAIEDHFDNAMELETNLIEKGKLEMLEKVQESANVEIHYIRQKEPLGLGHAIWCARKFIGDEPFAVLLGDDVVKSETPCLAQLMTQYDNTYSSVIGVQEVPDEDVHRYGVIDPINTEERLMQVTQFVEKPALEDAPSNYAIIGRYVLTPEIFRFLDEKKKGKGGEIQLTDAIESLNSIQRVFAYEFEGRRYDVGEQLGFIETTIDFALDRDDLSEGVKELILKKAKQLSGEII; encoded by the coding sequence ATGAAAAAAATCCGTAAAGCGATTATCCCTGCTGCAGGCTTAGGGACACGCTTTCTCCCAGCAACAAAAGCAATGCCAAAAGAGATGCTTCCAATAGTAGATAAACCAACAATTCAATACATCGTTGAAGAAGCAATTGCATCTGGTATAGAAGATATTATTATTGTAACTGGTAAGGGAAAACGTGCAATCGAAGACCATTTTGACAATGCAATGGAGTTAGAGACGAATTTAATTGAAAAAGGTAAGCTAGAAATGCTTGAAAAAGTGCAAGAATCAGCAAATGTAGAAATTCACTATATTCGTCAAAAAGAGCCATTAGGACTAGGCCATGCTATTTGGTGTGCGCGTAAATTTATTGGTGATGAGCCATTTGCCGTACTTTTAGGTGATGACGTTGTGAAGAGTGAAACACCTTGCTTAGCTCAATTAATGACACAATATGATAATACATATTCTAGTGTAATTGGTGTTCAGGAAGTACCCGATGAGGATGTACATCGTTATGGGGTGATTGATCCTATAAACACCGAAGAACGTTTAATGCAAGTAACGCAATTTGTAGAAAAACCAGCATTAGAAGATGCACCTTCAAATTATGCTATTATTGGTCGTTATGTATTAACACCTGAAATTTTCCGCTTTTTAGATGAAAAGAAAAAAGGCAAAGGTGGCGAAATTCAACTTACCGATGCAATTGAATCTTTAAACAGTATTCAGCGAGTGTTTGCCTACGAATTTGAAGGACGCCGTTATGATGTGGGCGAGCAACTAGGCTTTATAGAAACGACGATTGATTTTGCACTAGATCGAGATGACTTAAGTGAAGGTGTCAAAGAGTTAATTTTGAAAAAGGCTAAACAGTTAAGTGGTGAAATCATATGA
- a CDS encoding phospho-sugar mutase codes for MSLPLFNKWQQQDLPQYLAEDLSSIAQDEKAMEDRFYQYVSFGTGGMRGILGAGTNRMNIYTIRRVAEGLARYIASHGEEAKLRGVVIAYDTRHFSYEFAVETARVLGVHHIKAYVYKEARPTPQLSFTVRELKAFAGVVITASHNPKQYNGFKVYGEDGAQLVPAGANAIIQHMNEIDDIFNITVAETEQLEKMNLLQWILEDLDQKFMAQLLTLKTNAAIDYNMKLVYTPLHGAGLVPVVEGLKQFGFKEVHIVKEQALQDGAFPTVAYPNPEEAIAFSMAIALGKQVGADLLLATDPDADRLGVAVRNGDNYELLTGNQLGALLLHYLLKTKQVNGTLPTNGTLLKTIVTSELGTAIAAQFGVETVNTLTGFKYIAEKIAEFEATGSHTYIFGYEESYGYLIETFARDKDAVQVALKVAEMAAYYATEQKTLLQALEGLYEQFGYYQEALISKTFEGKDGQEQMAAILNDYRINPPTAFAGIAVVRVEDYLSSTATMNDGTTEAIKLPKENVLKFILEDGSWVTVRPSGTEPKCKFYVGVKQTSLEAAQQVVNKLKKSLTE; via the coding sequence ATGAGTTTACCGTTATTTAACAAATGGCAACAACAAGATTTACCACAATATTTAGCAGAGGACCTTTCTTCTATAGCACAGGACGAAAAAGCAATGGAAGACCGTTTTTATCAATATGTATCATTCGGTACAGGTGGCATGCGCGGTATACTTGGCGCAGGAACGAACCGTATGAATATTTATACGATTCGTCGTGTGGCGGAAGGTTTGGCACGTTATATTGCATCACACGGTGAAGAGGCTAAGCTGCGCGGTGTAGTGATTGCCTATGATACGCGTCATTTTTCATATGAATTTGCAGTGGAAACAGCGCGTGTATTAGGGGTGCATCACATTAAAGCCTATGTATATAAAGAAGCGCGTCCCACACCTCAGCTATCGTTTACAGTTCGTGAGTTAAAAGCCTTTGCGGGTGTTGTCATTACAGCGAGCCATAATCCGAAGCAATACAATGGCTTTAAAGTGTATGGTGAGGACGGGGCACAGCTTGTTCCGGCTGGTGCCAATGCGATTATCCAGCATATGAATGAAATTGACGATATTTTTAACATTACTGTGGCTGAAACAGAACAGCTTGAGAAAATGAACTTACTTCAATGGATTTTAGAAGACCTAGATCAAAAGTTTATGGCGCAGTTATTGACATTAAAAACGAACGCTGCGATTGATTATAATATGAAGCTTGTGTATACACCGTTGCATGGTGCGGGCTTAGTGCCTGTTGTAGAAGGCTTGAAACAATTTGGCTTTAAAGAGGTGCATATTGTCAAAGAGCAAGCACTGCAAGATGGTGCATTCCCAACAGTTGCCTATCCCAATCCAGAGGAAGCAATTGCCTTTTCGATGGCCATTGCATTAGGGAAGCAGGTTGGTGCCGATTTATTATTAGCAACAGACCCAGATGCCGACCGTTTAGGGGTTGCTGTGCGTAATGGGGATAACTATGAGCTATTAACAGGTAATCAATTAGGTGCATTATTGCTCCATTATCTTTTAAAAACAAAGCAAGTAAATGGTACATTACCAACAAATGGTACGCTGTTAAAGACAATTGTAACGTCTGAGCTTGGAACAGCAATTGCTGCTCAATTTGGTGTTGAAACAGTGAATACATTAACGGGCTTCAAATATATTGCTGAAAAGATTGCCGAATTCGAGGCAACGGGATCTCATACATATATCTTTGGCTATGAAGAAAGCTACGGCTATTTAATCGAAACCTTTGCGCGCGATAAGGATGCAGTGCAAGTGGCTTTAAAAGTAGCAGAAATGGCCGCGTATTATGCAACTGAGCAAAAAACGCTCTTGCAAGCATTGGAAGGACTCTATGAGCAATTCGGTTATTATCAAGAAGCGTTAATTTCAAAGACGTTTGAAGGCAAAGACGGTCAAGAGCAAATGGCCGCTATTTTAAATGACTACCGTATAAATCCACCAACAGCGTTTGCGGGGATTGCGGTCGTGCGTGTTGAGGATTATTTATCAAGCACAGCAACAATGAATGATGGTACAACCGAAGCTATAAAGCTGCCAAAAGAAAATGTTTTGAAATTCATTTTAGAGGACGGCTCTTGGGTAACGGTACGCCCTTCAGGAACCGAACCAAAATGTAAGTTTTATGTAGGTGTAAAGCAAACAAGTCTAGAAGCAGCGCAGCAGGTAGTAAATAAACTGAAAAAGTCGCTAACTGAATAA
- a CDS encoding acetyltransferase: protein MKEIVIYGSGGFAREVAHLIEQINEVQSEWKVLGFIDDDEKNHGLIINDLKVLGGDEWLENKQNVCVALGIGAPKVKKSIINKLQKYTNINYPNLIHPTVKISRFNELGQGNIICEGSILTTNIQLNNFVIVNLNCTIGHDVHIKNYSTILPNSSISGNVVFEECVDFGTNATIIQGITIGEGTIVGAGAVVVKNLPACCTAVGAPAKPIKFHE, encoded by the coding sequence ATGAAAGAAATTGTTATATATGGGTCAGGAGGATTTGCGAGAGAGGTAGCTCATTTAATCGAACAGATTAATGAAGTTCAATCAGAGTGGAAAGTTCTGGGGTTTATAGATGACGATGAAAAAAATCATGGTTTAATAATCAATGATTTAAAAGTACTTGGTGGAGATGAATGGTTAGAAAACAAACAAAATGTCTGTGTAGCACTGGGGATAGGTGCGCCTAAAGTAAAAAAATCAATCATTAATAAACTACAAAAGTATACAAATATAAATTATCCGAACTTAATTCACCCAACTGTTAAAATTTCTCGATTTAATGAACTAGGTCAGGGCAATATCATTTGTGAAGGGAGTATTTTAACAACGAATATTCAACTGAATAATTTTGTTATTGTTAATTTGAATTGCACTATCGGACATGATGTGCATATAAAAAATTATTCAACAATATTACCAAACTCATCCATATCAGGAAATGTTGTATTTGAAGAATGTGTAGATTTCGGTACAAACGCAACTATTATCCAAGGTATTACTATAGGCGAAGGAACAATTGTAGGAGCGGGTGCTGTAGTTGTTAAGAATTTACCTGCTTGTTGTACAGCGGTAGGTGCTCCAGCTAAACCAATAAAATTTCATGAATAA
- a CDS encoding glucose-6-phosphate isomerase, translating to MLKEIVKTTLLNCSLEDSDILKYKNQVQDIHHVLPQYDLTGWMDTPLNDQSSLLNQIDQVASEIRACADVLVVVGVGGSFLGARAIQEALKPYFGLAEDGIEVVYAGLNMSGAYIKELLAYLDKKQVYVNVISKSGGTMEPALAFRVMRQYMEQRYGEKAAERIIVTTDAEKGILKGIADKANYRQFVIPNDVGGRYSVLTPVGLLPVAVAGVEIRALMAGATHAAQELADSDLANNDAYKYAVMRHMLYEQGYKIELLASFEPGLNKFHEWWKQLFGESEGKEQKGLYPSTVNFSTDLHAIGQFIQEGSPIMFETLLHFHEIEGDLQVPFDARDEDGLNYLSHRTFNEINAISKQGTALAHAEGGVPVIQLELPKLDEYHLGYLIYFFMKACAMSACLLGVNPFDQPGVEAYKRKMLELLKENKNEFTVI from the coding sequence GTGCTTAAAGAAATCGTAAAAACAACATTATTAAATTGCTCTTTAGAAGACAGTGACATTTTAAAATATAAAAATCAAGTGCAAGATATTCACCATGTATTACCTCAATATGATTTAACAGGCTGGATGGATACGCCTCTAAACGATCAATCTAGCTTATTAAATCAAATTGATCAGGTGGCATCGGAAATTCGCGCATGTGCAGATGTTCTTGTTGTAGTTGGTGTAGGCGGTTCATTCCTAGGAGCGCGTGCGATCCAGGAGGCATTGAAGCCTTACTTTGGTTTGGCTGAGGATGGCATTGAAGTAGTGTATGCCGGCTTAAATATGAGTGGGGCCTATATTAAAGAGCTACTAGCGTATTTAGACAAAAAACAAGTCTATGTCAATGTCATTTCAAAATCAGGTGGCACGATGGAACCAGCGCTTGCTTTCCGTGTCATGCGTCAATATATGGAGCAGCGCTATGGTGAAAAGGCAGCAGAGCGTATTATTGTAACAACGGATGCGGAAAAGGGGATTTTAAAAGGGATTGCAGATAAGGCGAATTATCGTCAATTTGTCATTCCCAATGATGTAGGTGGTCGTTACTCGGTACTGACACCAGTGGGCTTATTGCCCGTTGCGGTCGCTGGGGTAGAGATCCGCGCATTAATGGCTGGGGCAACACATGCGGCGCAAGAATTGGCGGATTCAGATTTAGCGAATAATGATGCTTATAAATACGCGGTGATGCGCCATATGCTATACGAGCAAGGCTATAAAATTGAGCTTTTAGCATCCTTTGAGCCGGGTTTAAATAAATTCCACGAATGGTGGAAGCAATTATTTGGGGAAAGTGAAGGCAAGGAGCAAAAGGGTTTATATCCTTCTACTGTCAACTTTTCGACAGACCTCCATGCTATTGGTCAATTCATTCAAGAAGGTAGCCCGATTATGTTTGAAACCTTACTTCATTTCCATGAAATCGAAGGCGATTTACAAGTGCCATTTGATGCGCGTGATGAAGATGGCTTGAATTATTTATCGCATCGTACTTTCAATGAAATTAATGCGATTTCCAAACAAGGGACGGCTCTTGCCCATGCAGAGGGTGGCGTTCCAGTTATTCAATTAGAACTGCCAAAGCTGGATGAATATCATTTAGGCTATTTAATCTATTTCTTCATGAAAGCTTGCGCAATGAGTGCTTGTTTACTAGGGGTCAATCCATTTGATCAGCCAGGTGTAGAGGCCTATAAACGTAAAATGCTAGAGCTTTTAAAGGAGAATAAAAATGAGTTTACCGTTATTTAA